Proteins from one Roseimicrobium gellanilyticum genomic window:
- a CDS encoding sialate O-acetylesterase, with product MKRRSLFLAALLAACATTDARANVKLNSLFSDHAVLQSGVPVPVWGKADPGEEVTVTIAGQSATAKADEAGKWKVTLEKLSATKDPQTLIAKGKNTITVKDILVGETWLCSGQSNMGMRVSGALNFEDEKKNANLPQIRMYIEPSQGSATPQEEGRGAWYVCSPETVGTFSATAYFFGRELHQKLNIPVGLINSSVGGTRIEAWISAEAQQKEPALKEFITQNDATRTAFDAAAEKTRFDAEMARFNEGVKRAKAEGKPLPTRKPRDPVASHERATVLGNLFNGKIAPLVPYAIRGVIWYQGESNASPQLARFYKTQLPLLIKDWRTRWNQPDLPFGFVQLPNIQRSPSWVDVREAQDKTLKNVPHTGMAVTIDVGEVRDVHPHNKQAVGKRLAAWALSDVYKVKDVVPSGPRLAGHEVKDAKVTLTFTHTEGGLKAKAGQLESFQIAGADRKWHTADAALVKNTVELSSPEVTQPVAVRYAWTDNPNTSLYNGAGLPAAPFRTDDWKQELSLPAIFSDHMVLQAEAIIPVWGWAVPYEDVTATFNGVSKTIKADVSGKWMIRLGKFKASAKPSEFVVKTATKAITLKDVLVGEVWLASGQSNMAYMFSRGQYPEEERQAAALPELRMFTVKQNSQRALQADCEGSWVVASPDAVGAFSAVAYFFGRELHLALKQPVGMINSSWGGTDIAAWTSEDAQAKVPALKAKLNQWATDELIYDADAVYARWLKADEAWKVKVKDAKLTAVKPPARPKLNKQPERDQNHPANLYNGMIAPLLPYAIKGAIWYQGEHNCSGLEKATLYKTQLPLLVNDWRARFGIPEMPFAWVQLPNFEHVGYRPLVREAMLESLKVKNTGMAITVDIGEAKDNHPRNKQGVGQRLSYWALGTVYKKDVPATSGPLFQGGEVQNGKMVITFDHTNGGLAAKDGPLKGFLIAGKDKVWKPATAVIEGDKVIASSPDTPSPVAVRYAWEASPVCNLYNGAGLPASPFRTDTWPLEDIFAPKPPAAVDLSKDTARQVVIAQGTAEEYQGHPTTVLLPDGKTMYCVWTYKHGGNCGPLKRSDDGGNTWSDLLPVPESWKTLKNCPSIYRLTDPKGKARLFVFAGQGPDGTMHQSVSEDDGKTWSPMVSNKLVCVMPFCTIIPVEGGKKLIGLTNIRRPGETKDTKSNILTQSISEDGGFTWSPWRIILDMGDLKPCEPYLVRSPDGKQLLCLIRENKERVALSMVSNNEGKTWSPAKPLPAGLHGDRHMAHYAEDGRLVVCFRDTGLKSSTKTHFVAWVGKYEDIISGRDGQYRLKLLHSYKGGDCGYPGLELLPDGTFVATTYIKYREGPEQNSVVSVRFNLQETDKLAKERR from the coding sequence ATGAAACGTCGTTCCCTCTTCCTCGCTGCCTTGCTGGCCGCGTGCGCCACCACGGACGCCCGGGCCAATGTGAAGCTGAACTCACTCTTCTCCGACCACGCGGTCCTCCAGTCAGGCGTGCCCGTGCCCGTCTGGGGAAAGGCGGACCCCGGAGAGGAAGTCACCGTCACCATCGCCGGCCAGTCCGCCACGGCGAAGGCAGACGAGGCAGGCAAGTGGAAGGTCACACTCGAGAAGCTTTCCGCCACCAAGGATCCGCAAACGCTCATCGCGAAGGGCAAGAACACGATCACCGTGAAGGACATCCTCGTGGGTGAGACCTGGCTCTGCTCCGGCCAGTCCAACATGGGCATGCGTGTGAGCGGTGCGCTGAATTTCGAAGATGAGAAGAAGAACGCGAACCTGCCGCAAATCCGCATGTACATCGAGCCCTCCCAGGGCTCAGCCACCCCGCAGGAGGAGGGCCGCGGCGCATGGTATGTGTGTTCGCCTGAGACTGTCGGCACCTTCTCCGCCACGGCTTACTTCTTCGGTCGTGAGCTGCATCAGAAACTCAACATTCCAGTGGGCCTCATCAATTCCTCCGTGGGAGGCACCCGCATCGAGGCATGGATCAGCGCGGAGGCGCAGCAAAAGGAACCGGCGCTGAAGGAATTCATCACCCAGAATGACGCCACACGCACCGCCTTTGATGCTGCGGCAGAGAAGACCAGGTTCGATGCCGAGATGGCCCGCTTCAATGAAGGAGTGAAGCGCGCCAAAGCCGAAGGCAAACCCCTTCCCACCCGCAAGCCACGCGATCCCGTCGCCAGCCATGAACGCGCCACAGTGCTGGGGAATCTCTTCAACGGAAAGATTGCGCCACTCGTCCCCTACGCCATTCGCGGTGTCATCTGGTATCAGGGTGAAAGCAACGCCAGCCCGCAGCTCGCGCGCTTCTACAAGACTCAACTCCCCCTCCTCATCAAAGACTGGCGCACGCGATGGAATCAGCCGGATCTCCCCTTCGGCTTTGTGCAGCTTCCCAATATCCAGCGTTCCCCCTCCTGGGTCGACGTCCGCGAGGCCCAGGACAAGACGCTCAAAAACGTACCTCACACCGGCATGGCCGTGACCATTGATGTGGGTGAAGTACGCGATGTGCATCCGCACAACAAGCAGGCCGTGGGCAAGCGACTCGCCGCCTGGGCCCTTAGTGATGTGTACAAGGTGAAGGATGTCGTCCCCTCCGGCCCACGCCTCGCCGGCCATGAAGTGAAGGATGCCAAGGTGACCCTCACCTTCACTCACACAGAAGGCGGATTGAAAGCGAAGGCTGGCCAATTGGAGAGCTTTCAAATCGCCGGAGCGGATCGCAAATGGCACACCGCTGATGCTGCCCTCGTGAAAAACACCGTGGAGCTTTCCAGCCCTGAAGTCACCCAACCCGTCGCGGTGCGTTATGCGTGGACAGACAATCCCAACACCTCGCTCTACAATGGTGCCGGCCTGCCCGCTGCGCCCTTCCGCACGGATGATTGGAAGCAGGAGCTGTCACTCCCCGCGATCTTCTCTGATCACATGGTTCTGCAGGCCGAGGCTATCATCCCCGTGTGGGGCTGGGCCGTACCGTATGAAGATGTCACCGCGACCTTCAATGGTGTCTCCAAAACCATTAAGGCAGACGTGAGCGGCAAGTGGATGATTCGCCTCGGCAAGTTCAAGGCCTCCGCCAAACCTTCCGAATTCGTGGTGAAGACCGCGACGAAGGCGATCACCCTCAAGGACGTGCTCGTGGGCGAAGTATGGCTCGCTTCCGGCCAGTCCAACATGGCTTACATGTTCTCCCGCGGACAGTATCCCGAAGAAGAACGCCAGGCCGCCGCACTTCCCGAGCTGCGTATGTTCACCGTAAAGCAGAACTCCCAACGCGCGCTGCAGGCCGATTGCGAGGGCTCGTGGGTCGTGGCATCGCCCGATGCCGTGGGTGCCTTCTCCGCCGTGGCCTACTTCTTTGGTCGCGAACTGCACCTCGCCCTGAAGCAACCGGTGGGCATGATCAATTCCTCCTGGGGCGGCACCGACATCGCCGCCTGGACCAGCGAGGACGCCCAGGCGAAAGTGCCCGCACTCAAAGCCAAACTCAACCAGTGGGCCACGGATGAACTCATCTATGACGCCGATGCCGTCTACGCCCGATGGCTGAAGGCGGACGAAGCGTGGAAGGTCAAGGTAAAGGACGCCAAGCTGACCGCCGTGAAGCCGCCCGCTCGTCCCAAGCTGAACAAGCAGCCCGAGCGTGACCAGAATCATCCTGCGAATCTGTACAACGGCATGATCGCCCCGCTGCTGCCCTATGCCATCAAGGGAGCCATCTGGTATCAGGGCGAGCACAACTGCTCCGGCCTGGAGAAAGCCACGCTGTACAAGACCCAGCTCCCACTGCTCGTGAATGACTGGCGCGCCCGCTTCGGCATTCCCGAGATGCCATTCGCCTGGGTGCAGCTCCCGAACTTCGAGCATGTGGGCTACCGTCCGCTTGTACGTGAAGCCATGCTGGAAAGCCTGAAGGTGAAGAACACCGGCATGGCCATCACCGTGGACATCGGCGAAGCCAAAGACAACCATCCACGCAATAAACAGGGCGTGGGCCAGCGCCTCTCCTACTGGGCGCTCGGCACCGTCTACAAGAAGGACGTTCCCGCCACCTCCGGTCCACTGTTCCAAGGCGGAGAAGTCCAGAATGGAAAGATGGTCATCACCTTCGACCACACCAACGGCGGTCTCGCGGCCAAGGATGGTCCGCTGAAGGGCTTCCTCATCGCGGGAAAGGACAAGGTATGGAAACCCGCCACCGCGGTCATTGAGGGCGACAAGGTAATCGCATCCAGTCCTGATACACCATCCCCCGTCGCCGTGCGTTACGCCTGGGAAGCCAGCCCCGTATGCAATCTCTACAACGGCGCCGGTCTTCCCGCCTCCCCCTTCCGCACCGACACCTGGCCACTGGAGGACATCTTCGCTCCCAAGCCGCCCGCCGCCGTGGACCTTTCCAAGGACACCGCGCGTCAGGTCGTCATCGCCCAGGGCACCGCTGAGGAATATCAAGGCCACCCCACCACCGTGCTCCTGCCCGATGGCAAGACCATGTACTGCGTGTGGACCTACAAGCACGGGGGCAATTGCGGTCCGCTGAAGCGCAGTGACGACGGTGGCAATACCTGGAGCGACCTCCTCCCGGTGCCCGAAAGCTGGAAGACCTTGAAGAACTGTCCCTCCATCTACCGTCTCACGGATCCGAAAGGCAAGGCACGCCTCTTTGTCTTCGCCGGTCAGGGTCCCGATGGCACGATGCATCAGTCCGTTTCGGAGGACGACGGCAAGACGTGGTCTCCCATGGTCTCCAACAAGCTCGTGTGCGTCATGCCTTTCTGCACCATTATTCCCGTCGAAGGTGGGAAGAAGCTGATTGGCCTCACCAACATCCGCCGTCCCGGCGAGACAAAGGACACGAAGTCAAATATCCTGACCCAGAGCATTTCCGAAGACGGCGGCTTCACCTGGAGCCCCTGGAGGATCATTCTCGACATGGGTGATCTGAAGCCTTGCGAGCCCTACCTCGTACGCTCTCCGGACGGGAAGCAACTCCTCTGCCTCATTCGCGAGAACAAGGAGCGCGTGGCGCTTTCCATGGTGAGCAACAACGAAGGTAAAACATG
- a CDS encoding sialidase family protein, giving the protein MRYAFLSCLLSLQVFAAIPVIEKTDIFVGGEGGSALYRIPGIVVTTKGTVLAYCEARRKAGSDWGEIEIHLRRSTDGGQTWAAPQHIAHSGERIEGNPHKHDEEGAKEQTVNNPVAIVDRDGKTIHFLYCINYARCFYMRSTDDGLSFSKPVEITSAFEAFRPKCPWNVLATGPGHGIQIKSGRLVVPVWLAYGKKPGDHAPSMAGTIYSDDGGTTWKAGDIPLPNEGELKNPNETSVAELSDGRVMLNSRSVSKASRRLVTTSADGATGWSTPIFDDALWEPICMGGIVAHPKKPGMLIFSNPHSLELNAEGKPLPGARGKRRNLSIKISYDDGKTWPMNRTLEDGPSAYSDLAVLPSGFILCFYERDKRLTVACFPPAWVTGNPREAP; this is encoded by the coding sequence ATGCGCTACGCTTTCCTTTCCTGTCTGCTTTCGCTTCAAGTCTTCGCCGCCATCCCCGTCATCGAAAAGACCGACATCTTTGTCGGTGGCGAGGGTGGTTCGGCGCTCTACCGCATCCCTGGCATCGTGGTCACCACGAAGGGCACCGTGCTCGCCTACTGCGAAGCTCGCCGTAAGGCGGGCTCGGACTGGGGAGAAATCGAAATTCACCTCCGCCGTAGCACTGACGGAGGCCAGACATGGGCTGCTCCCCAGCACATCGCACACAGTGGTGAGCGGATTGAGGGCAATCCCCACAAGCACGACGAAGAAGGGGCGAAGGAGCAAACGGTGAACAACCCTGTCGCCATTGTCGACCGCGACGGGAAGACCATTCACTTCCTCTACTGCATCAACTACGCGCGCTGCTTCTACATGCGCAGCACGGATGATGGCCTCTCCTTCTCCAAGCCGGTGGAGATCACCTCTGCCTTCGAAGCCTTCCGTCCGAAGTGCCCCTGGAATGTCCTCGCCACCGGCCCCGGTCATGGCATTCAGATCAAGAGCGGCCGTCTCGTGGTGCCCGTGTGGCTCGCCTACGGAAAGAAGCCCGGAGACCACGCGCCCTCCATGGCTGGCACCATCTACAGCGATGACGGCGGTACCACCTGGAAGGCGGGCGACATCCCCCTGCCCAACGAAGGCGAGCTCAAAAACCCCAACGAGACCTCTGTCGCGGAGCTCTCGGATGGCCGTGTCATGCTGAACTCGCGCAGCGTCTCCAAAGCCAGCCGCCGCCTCGTCACCACGAGCGCGGATGGCGCCACCGGCTGGAGCACTCCCATCTTCGATGATGCCTTGTGGGAACCCATCTGCATGGGTGGCATCGTGGCGCACCCCAAGAAGCCCGGCATGCTGATCTTCAGCAATCCCCACTCCCTCGAACTCAACGCAGAAGGCAAGCCCCTCCCCGGAGCTCGCGGCAAGCGGCGCAATCTCTCCATCAAGATCAGTTACGACGACGGCAAGACGTGGCCAATGAATCGCACGCTTGAAGATGGTCCCAGTGCCTATTCCGACCTCGCCGTGCTACCGAGTGGTTTCATCCTCTGCTTTTACGAACGCGATAAACGGCTGACGGTAGCATGCTTCCCTCCGGCTTGGGTGACAGGCAATCCCCGCGAAGCTCCCTGA
- a CDS encoding sialidase family protein: MKLLTCCTLLSLALASVVPARAAEPFLEKIDLFKAGENGYKLQHIPGIVVTAKGTVLAWCEARLKGGDWDQIDILLRRSTDDGKTWSEAKKIADVPGPHTKNPFSLVMKNVDPKDVTYNNPVLIADKDGTVHMLFCIEYMRCFYQQSKDDGVTWSTPVEITATLEKFKMDYDWKVLATGPNHSIQTKSGRLVVPVWLSTGTGGNAHRPSVTSTIYSDDLGKTWVAGDIAVPCTEEWINPNETVAIELADGSVMLNVRSESKAHRRLTTISKDGATGWSTPKFDDALLEPICMGGIVRYSTEATGGKNRILFSNPDNLKKATGKGEPGKNRDRRNVSVKLSYDEGKTWTVNKAIEPEWSAYSDIAVTKSGTILCFYGRGEKAGFAGDKLTVARFNLEWLTDGKDVPQKK; encoded by the coding sequence ATGAAACTCCTTACTTGCTGCACCCTCCTCTCCCTCGCACTTGCCTCCGTCGTACCCGCCCGAGCGGCAGAGCCCTTCCTTGAAAAGATCGACCTCTTCAAGGCCGGTGAAAACGGTTACAAGCTCCAGCACATCCCTGGCATCGTGGTCACCGCCAAAGGCACCGTACTCGCCTGGTGCGAAGCCCGCTTGAAGGGCGGCGACTGGGATCAAATCGATATCCTCCTGCGCCGCTCCACCGATGACGGCAAGACCTGGAGCGAGGCGAAGAAGATTGCGGACGTGCCTGGTCCGCACACGAAGAATCCCTTCTCCCTGGTAATGAAGAATGTGGATCCGAAGGATGTGACCTACAACAACCCCGTCCTTATTGCGGACAAGGACGGCACCGTGCACATGCTCTTCTGCATCGAGTACATGCGCTGCTTCTACCAGCAGAGCAAGGATGACGGCGTGACGTGGAGCACCCCCGTGGAGATCACGGCCACCCTTGAGAAGTTCAAGATGGACTACGACTGGAAGGTGCTCGCCACCGGTCCGAACCACAGCATTCAGACCAAATCCGGTCGCCTCGTGGTGCCCGTGTGGCTCTCCACCGGTACGGGTGGCAATGCCCACCGCCCTTCCGTGACCTCCACCATCTACAGTGACGACCTGGGCAAAACCTGGGTCGCCGGTGACATCGCCGTGCCCTGCACGGAGGAGTGGATCAACCCCAACGAGACCGTCGCCATCGAACTCGCGGACGGCAGCGTGATGCTGAATGTGCGCAGCGAATCCAAGGCGCATCGTCGCCTCACCACCATCAGCAAGGACGGCGCCACCGGCTGGAGCACGCCGAAGTTCGATGATGCCCTGCTCGAGCCCATCTGCATGGGCGGCATCGTGCGCTACTCCACGGAAGCCACCGGAGGCAAGAACCGCATCCTCTTCAGCAATCCCGACAACTTGAAGAAGGCCACTGGCAAGGGAGAACCCGGCAAGAACCGCGACCGCCGCAATGTCTCGGTCAAGCTCAGCTACGACGAAGGTAAGACTTGGACCGTGAACAAAGCCATCGAGCCCGAGTGGAGTGCCTACAGCGACATCGCCGTGACGAAGAGCGGCACCATCCTCTGCTTCTACGGTCGTGGGGAAAAAGCTGGCTTCGCTGGGGACAAGCTCACCGTGGCCCGCTTCAATCTGGAGTGGCTCACGGACGGCAAAGATGTGCCGCAGAAGAAGTAG
- a CDS encoding RraA family protein: MSSNRPIAHSDLLQLKRWNTPTIYNGWEQVTKRNASRDAFNLEETRDFMPQMGPMVGYAVTVVIQPGEKSHRDENPKGWTEYREYVASIPGPKIVVVQDLDKPHTYGAFWGEVNSNMHRALGCVGTITDGAIRDVDEMTNAGFKALARRMCVGHAYSHPVRWNCEVEVFGRKVSPGDLIHADKHGFLVVPENEQANLLEASRFMDANECLTVIPAARDTAGKSTREILDGLNAAAAKFGENVKGKFQRHGEW; encoded by the coding sequence ATGAGTTCCAACCGCCCCATCGCCCATTCCGACCTGCTTCAGCTCAAACGCTGGAACACCCCCACCATCTACAACGGCTGGGAACAGGTCACCAAGCGCAATGCCTCACGCGACGCCTTCAATCTCGAGGAAACACGCGACTTCATGCCGCAGATGGGCCCCATGGTCGGCTATGCCGTGACTGTCGTCATCCAACCCGGCGAGAAGAGTCATCGTGATGAAAACCCGAAGGGCTGGACCGAGTACCGTGAATACGTGGCCAGCATTCCTGGACCAAAGATCGTGGTCGTGCAGGATCTCGACAAGCCACACACCTACGGCGCCTTCTGGGGCGAGGTGAACAGCAACATGCACCGCGCCCTCGGCTGCGTGGGCACCATCACGGATGGAGCCATCCGCGACGTGGATGAAATGACCAACGCGGGATTCAAAGCCCTCGCCCGGCGCATGTGCGTAGGTCACGCCTATTCGCACCCCGTACGTTGGAACTGCGAAGTGGAGGTCTTTGGCCGCAAGGTATCGCCAGGAGACCTTATCCATGCAGACAAGCACGGTTTCCTCGTGGTGCCCGAGAATGAACAGGCGAATCTGCTGGAGGCCTCGCGCTTCATGGATGCCAACGAATGCCTGACCGTCATCCCGGCCGCACGCGATACCGCGGGCAAGAGCACGCGCGAGATTCTCGATGGACTCAATGCCGCCGCCGCGAAGTTCGGCGAGAACGTCAAAGGGAAGTTCCAGCGTCACGGTGAGTGGTGA
- a CDS encoding sialidase family protein codes for MLRTLSLSTLLLAAIHTAYAGEPAAYRIEHQVLLSGKQGLHFTQSRTAIIPGNPPQVILTTQETELHGAHGYRDMLHVFSADLGRTWKPPVHIENLRRTTLADGYDIVIGDVCPQWHGKMGVVLATGKTFNFRDSKTEDRARERVSYTVYDPKTQAWSGLNIVQLPEKDHEGKPMLEANAGCHQRFDLENGDILLPIRYRKDPKTRQYTTIVARCAFDGKTLTYKEHGSELTTVESGSRGLYEPSVTGFGGRYFVTMRSDKSAFVARSKDGINYEPIVEWKYDDGQVLGSYNTQQHWVTHSDALYLVYTRRGAHNDHVFRHRAPLFIAQVDPEKMCVLRNTEQVLMPETGVDLGNFGVMDLNPQETWVVTSEASFPKERLDEPNRILLARIHWARPNQTAAAQLGAAK; via the coding sequence ATGCTTCGCACCCTTTCTCTTTCCACCCTGCTCCTCGCAGCCATCCACACGGCGTACGCCGGGGAGCCTGCCGCCTACCGCATCGAGCACCAGGTACTGCTCAGCGGGAAGCAGGGACTGCACTTCACGCAGTCCCGCACAGCCATCATTCCCGGCAATCCACCACAGGTTATTCTCACCACGCAGGAGACGGAACTCCATGGCGCGCATGGCTATCGCGACATGCTTCATGTGTTCAGTGCAGACCTCGGCCGCACCTGGAAACCTCCAGTGCATATCGAGAACCTTCGCCGCACCACATTGGCAGACGGGTATGACATCGTGATTGGCGACGTGTGCCCCCAGTGGCATGGGAAGATGGGTGTGGTGCTGGCCACGGGCAAGACATTCAACTTCCGCGACAGCAAGACCGAGGACCGCGCCCGTGAGCGGGTGTCCTACACCGTCTACGACCCGAAGACCCAGGCATGGAGCGGCTTGAATATCGTTCAGCTTCCTGAGAAGGATCATGAGGGCAAACCCATGCTGGAGGCAAATGCCGGATGCCATCAACGCTTCGACCTTGAGAATGGCGACATCCTGCTCCCCATCCGCTACCGCAAGGATCCGAAGACGCGGCAATACACCACCATCGTGGCGCGCTGTGCGTTCGATGGAAAGACGCTCACCTACAAGGAGCACGGCTCTGAACTCACCACTGTGGAGTCAGGCTCGCGCGGCCTGTACGAGCCCTCCGTGACTGGATTCGGTGGGCGGTACTTCGTCACCATGCGCTCGGACAAGTCCGCCTTCGTGGCTCGCAGCAAGGATGGCATCAACTACGAACCCATCGTCGAGTGGAAGTATGACGATGGCCAGGTGCTCGGCAGCTACAATACCCAGCAGCATTGGGTGACGCACAGCGATGCGCTCTATCTCGTCTATACCCGCCGCGGTGCGCACAACGACCACGTCTTCCGCCATCGCGCGCCCCTCTTCATCGCTCAAGTGGACCCGGAGAAGATGTGCGTCCTGCGCAACACGGAACAGGTGCTCATGCCCGAGACCGGTGTGGACCTTGGCAACTTCGGTGTGATGGATCTCAATCCCCAGGAGACGTGGGTGGTGACCTCCGAGGCCAGCTTCCCCAAGGAACGGCTCGATGAGCCCAATCGCATCCTCCTTGCGCGCATTCACTGGGCAAGGCCAAATCAGACTGCTGCCGCGCAGCTCGGTGCCGCGAAATAG
- a CDS encoding sialidase family protein codes for MFSLGQLHRSILHAATFGALVLASSMTHAAEPLFQTVGLFPVTPDNKPNYRIPAILQAQNGDILVFAEKRNDGPGDIGNHDIVLKRSGDKGTTWGEEQTIFDDEKRVSTDITVGMDRSNGKLWLFLLRDKKQFIHFTSTDHGRTWQGPVSIHEQVTKPEWDTLKGKPDAEEPTNPKGRMAMWEKDWDQRYGCGPGNGMVQLSQGPKAGRLVVSARHREDIGKGRLRSFAHSFYSDDHGTTWKLGGNIGMHTSECQLVELADGTLMVMSRNESNTDAPDNIRHLTALSTDGGETWTTPKRAEELISPRCHGPIERLTLAENLGKNRLLFSSPASPFRQAEHPYGRYNLTVRLSYDEGATWTAGKTIWPHPSSYSDMVVLDDMTIGYIYERGPKGSTHYWDELHFVRFNLEWLTDGRDTLTGVAPVSTP; via the coding sequence ATGTTTTCCCTCGGTCAGCTCCATCGCTCCATCCTTCACGCCGCCACCTTCGGCGCACTCGTGTTGGCGTCTTCCATGACCCATGCCGCGGAACCACTGTTTCAGACCGTTGGCCTCTTCCCGGTCACGCCGGACAACAAGCCGAACTACCGCATCCCCGCCATCCTTCAGGCGCAGAACGGAGACATCCTCGTCTTCGCCGAGAAACGTAACGATGGCCCCGGCGACATCGGGAATCACGACATCGTCCTGAAGCGCAGCGGTGACAAAGGCACAACCTGGGGCGAGGAGCAGACGATCTTTGACGACGAGAAGCGCGTCTCCACGGACATCACCGTGGGCATGGACCGCAGCAATGGAAAGCTGTGGCTCTTCCTCCTGCGTGACAAGAAGCAGTTCATCCACTTCACCAGCACGGATCACGGCCGCACCTGGCAAGGACCTGTTTCCATCCATGAACAAGTGACGAAGCCGGAATGGGACACACTCAAAGGCAAGCCGGATGCCGAGGAGCCCACGAATCCCAAGGGCCGCATGGCGATGTGGGAGAAGGATTGGGATCAGCGCTATGGCTGCGGCCCGGGCAATGGCATGGTGCAGCTCAGCCAGGGACCCAAGGCAGGCAGGCTTGTCGTGTCAGCACGGCATCGTGAGGACATTGGCAAAGGACGCCTGCGCAGTTTCGCACATTCCTTTTACAGTGATGACCACGGGACCACGTGGAAGCTTGGTGGAAACATCGGCATGCACACCAGCGAATGCCAGCTCGTGGAGCTCGCCGATGGCACGCTCATGGTCATGTCCCGCAACGAGAGCAACACCGATGCCCCAGACAACATCCGCCACCTCACCGCGCTGAGCACCGATGGTGGCGAGACATGGACCACGCCGAAGCGCGCGGAGGAACTCATCTCCCCACGCTGCCACGGCCCCATCGAACGCCTCACCCTCGCGGAGAATCTCGGAAAGAATCGCCTGCTCTTCTCCAGTCCTGCCTCCCCCTTCCGACAAGCCGAGCACCCGTACGGACGCTACAATCTCACCGTGCGCCTCAGTTACGATGAAGGCGCCACGTGGACCGCAGGCAAGACCATCTGGCCGCACCCCTCCTCCTACTCAGACATGGTGGTTCTGGATGACATGACCATTGGCTACATCTACGAGCGTGGACCGAAGGGCAGCACGCACTACTGGGATGAACTGCACTTTGTACGCTTCAATCTTGAGTGGCTCACCGATGGGCGTGACACGCTCACAGGCGTTGCACCCGTCTCTACACCATAA